A single window of Mastacembelus armatus unplaced genomic scaffold, fMasArm1.2, whole genome shotgun sequence DNA harbors:
- the hey2 gene encoding hairy/enhancer-of-split related with YRPW motif protein 2, whose translation MKRPCEDSSSAESDVEETIDVGSESVYPRHMKASLIRCGSPTTTTQVLARKKRRGIIEKRRRDRINNSLSELRRLVPTAFEKQGSAKLEKAEILQMTVDHLKMLQATGAKGYFNAHALALDFLSLGFRECLTEVSRYLSGVEGLDSSDPLRSRLLSHLTSCASQRDAAALTAASHSPLHHQQQPHPLAPPFHPHRWAAVATAAAFQPLPAAAPYRLSGLPVSPEGGAGGAPQRLAELSQHGVPSSYTDSTSSSPSSSSSSSSSLMLPCNPTPLSASLLSLSASFPITLHGGFPILPPTSFTSATSPPISSSSSPQTPPSSSSRPYRPWGTEVGAF comes from the exons ATGAAGCGGCCGTGTGAAGACAGCAGCTCGGCGGAGAGCGACGTGGAGGAGACCATCGACGTGGGCAGTGAGAGCGTTTACCCACG GCACATGAAGGCGTCCCTCATCAGATGTGGATCACCGACCACGACCACTCAAGTGCTGGCGAGGAAGAAACGCAGAGGG ATCATCGAGAAGAGACGCAGAGACAGAATCAACAACAGCCTGTCTGAGCTTCGCAGACTCGTCCCCACAGCGTTTGAGAAGCAG GGTTCGGCCAAACTGGAGAAGGCAGAAATCCTCCAAATGACCGTGGACCACCTGAAGATGCTGCAGGCCACGGGAGCCAAAG GGTACTTTAACGCCCACGCCTTGGCCCTGGACTTCCTGTCTCTTGGCTTCAGGGAGTGTTTGACGGAGGTTTCCCGTTACCTGAGCGGCGTAGAGGGCCTGGACTCCAGTGACCCCCTGCGTTCCCgccttctctcccacctcaccTCCTGTGCCTCTCAACGTGACGCCGCCGCCCTCACAGCTGCCTCCCATTCCCCTCttcaccaccagcagcagcctcaCCCCTTAGCTCCGCCCTTCCACCCCCACCGCTGGGCTGCCGTCGCCACCGCGGCCGCATTCCAGCCTCTACCCGCCGCCGCGCCGTACAGACTGAGCGGGCTTCCTGTTTCTCCAGAGGGTGGAGCAGGTGGCGCCCCCCAGAGGCTGGCGGAGTTATCGCAGCATGGCGTGCCCTCCTCCTACACAgactccacctcttcctctccttcctcttcctcctcctcctcctcatctctcatGCTGCCCTGCAACCCCACCCCTCTCTCcgcctccctcctctccctctcggCCTCGTTTCCCATCACCCTTCACGGAGGTTTTCCTATCTTGCCTCCCACCTCCTTCACCTCCGCCACCAGTCCTcccatctcctcttcctcctctccccaGACGccccccagcagcagcagcaggcccTACAGACCGTGGGGAACCGAGGTGGGAGCTTTCTAA
- the LOC113131228 gene encoding lactoylglutathione lyase-like, with protein sequence MADQGLSDEAVSAACKEGAPITKDYMMQQTMLRVKDPARSLDFYTRVLGMTLLQKIDFPSMHFSLYFLGYENRSDIPASISERTAWTFSRRGTIELTHNWGSELDGNLSFHNGNKNPRGFGHIGIAVPDVDAACRLFEEQGVTFVKKPASGLMKGLAFIKDPDGYWIEILNPNHMVSLMPLKEETVGNTQGVTGGRPC encoded by the exons ATGGCGGACCAGGGGCTGTCGGACGAGGCTGTGTCTGCCGCCTGCAAAGAAGGAGCGCCCATCACGAAG GACTACATGATGCAGCAGACGATGCTGAGGGTCAAAGATCCGGCTCGGTCTCTGGACTTCTACACTCGAGTCCTGGGAATGAC GCTGCTGCAGAAAATCGATTTCCCATCGATGCATTTCAGCCTCTACTTTCTGGGCTACGAGAACCGGTCCGACATCCCAGCCAGCATCAGCGAGAGGACGGCGTGGACTTTCTCCCGCAGAGGCACCATAGAGCTGACACA TAACTGGGGCTCAGAGCTGGACGGAAATCTGTCGTTCCACAACGGAAACAAGAACCCACGAGGGTTCG GTCATATTGGCATCGCCGTCCCTGACGTTGACGCCGCCTGCAGGTTATTTGAAGAACAAGGAGTGACGTTTGTAAAGAAACCAGCCTCAG GTTTGATGAAGGGTCTGGCCTTCATCAAGGATCCTGACGGCTACTGGATTGAGATTTTAAATCCAAACCACATGGTCTCCTTAATGCCCCTTAAGGAGGAGACGGTGGGAAACACTCAGGGTGTGACGGGTGGACGTCCCTGCTGA